TACGTCGCCGGCGGCGCCTCGGTGATCGCCGCCCTCTTCCATGACAAGGACAAGCTGGTGAAGGCCATGCGCGGTGATGGCGGCCTGGCCTGGGGCGATCACCACCCCTGCATGTTCAGCGGCACCGAACGCTTCTTCCGGCCCGGCTACCGCGCACACCTGGTGAGCGAATGGCTGCCCGCCCTGGACGGCGTGGTGGACAAGCTCGAGGCCGGCGCCAAGGTCGCCGACGTCGGCTGCGGCCACGGCGCCTCCACGGTGATCCTGGCCCAGGCCTTTCCGGCGTCGCGCTTCATCGGCTTCGACTACCACGGCCCCTCGATCGAGGTCGCGACCCGGCGGGCGACGGAGGCTGGCGTGGCGGATCGCGCGACCTTCGTCCAGGCCAGCGCCAAGGACTACCCGGGCGACGGTTTCGACCTGATCTGCTACTTCGACTGCCTGCACGACATGGGCGACCCGGTGGGCGCCGCCCGGCACGCCTGGGAGACCCTGAAGCCGGACGGCACCGTGCTGCTGGTGGAGCCCTTCGCCAACGACCGGCTCGACGACAACGCGACCCCGGTGGGCCGCCTGTTCTACTCGGCCTCCACCTTCATCTGCACGCCCAACTCCCTGTCCCAGGAGGTGGGGCTCGGCCTCGGCGCCCAGGCCGGCGAGGCGCGCCTGCGCAAGGTCTTCGAGGAAGCCGGGTTCACCCGCTTCCGCCGGGCCACCGAGACGCCGTTCAACCTGATCCTCGAAGCCCGCAAGTGAGGGACGACCGGTGGCGCTTCC
This genomic window from Pseudomonas furukawaii contains:
- a CDS encoding class I SAM-dependent methyltransferase, with amino-acid sequence MDESRLNDFMGKLVADMGGAAMLANIILGDELGLYRAMADSQPVSPEELAEKTGCNARLLREWLSAHAASGYMEHDNGRFRLPEEQALALAVEDSPVYVAGGASVIAALFHDKDKLVKAMRGDGGLAWGDHHPCMFSGTERFFRPGYRAHLVSEWLPALDGVVDKLEAGAKVADVGCGHGASTVILAQAFPASRFIGFDYHGPSIEVATRRATEAGVADRATFVQASAKDYPGDGFDLICYFDCLHDMGDPVGAARHAWETLKPDGTVLLVEPFANDRLDDNATPVGRLFYSASTFICTPNSLSQEVGLGLGAQAGEARLRKVFEEAGFTRFRRATETPFNLILEARK